A genome region from Geoalkalibacter ferrihydriticus DSM 17813 includes the following:
- the priA gene encoding primosomal protein N', producing the protein MRPMDPGPQTGEGGCPSALSAVVAVFAPLDKPLSYEVPAALREQVAPGVRVRVPLGNRRALGVILELASAGVEGLRPVEEVLDLQPLLSSPMLAFLRRAAAYYHHPLGEVLRAALPAGLTAVKTRVNIVTERFYRAACAVQDPPGARQREILAWLRGREEVPLSEISRHFPAPHAVLKRLVELNLLSVREGERRRDPFLDQPVPVDVRPVLGVDQQQALAALLDALAAGRFAQFLLHGVTGSGKTEIYLHAIAAVLEQGRQALVLVPEIALTPQLVARFRTRFQAACARVAVLHSALSEGERYDAWRAIARGEVQIVIGARSAVFAPLPDLGIVVVDEEHESGYKQSEGWRYHARDLALLRAQGSAAVVVLGSATPALTTFYRTQAGDTGYLSLDARVLGRPLPEVELVDLGGRRLSGALAPELMEALSATLERKEQALLLLNRRGFAPYLLCRECGATFRCPNCEITLTYYQSRRRLRCHYCDYVQRPPERCSGCGGTSIEPEGAGTERLEEELAVAFPVARIARMDRDTTSRKGAHQSLVDGMEQGAIDILIGTQMVAKGHDFPRVTLVGVIGADSSLNFPDFRSAERTFALLTQVAGRAGRGTLQGRVLIQTYAPTHHALACAARHDYLGFYEQEIAFRRELGYPPFGYLINLVLAGNQPLQVERCAAELAEELSRKAGEVEILGPAPCPLARLRGKTRYQILLKAAARAPLHRLLGVVDSRRRKLPRTLSLAVDVDPLDML; encoded by the coding sequence ATGCGCCCCATGGACCCAGGTCCACAGACTGGTGAGGGGGGCTGCCCGTCGGCATTGAGCGCCGTGGTTGCGGTGTTCGCCCCGCTGGACAAGCCTCTTTCCTATGAGGTGCCGGCTGCTCTGCGCGAGCAGGTGGCGCCGGGAGTCCGGGTGCGCGTTCCGCTTGGGAATCGGCGCGCGCTGGGGGTAATCCTTGAGCTTGCGTCCGCGGGCGTGGAGGGGCTGCGCCCCGTGGAAGAGGTGCTTGATCTTCAGCCTCTGCTGTCTTCGCCTATGCTGGCTTTTCTGAGGCGCGCCGCCGCTTATTACCATCATCCCCTGGGCGAGGTTCTGCGCGCCGCTCTGCCTGCCGGGCTGACTGCGGTCAAGACGCGGGTGAATATTGTGACCGAGCGTTTTTATCGTGCCGCGTGTGCCGTGCAAGACCCGCCCGGCGCCCGCCAGCGCGAAATCCTTGCCTGGCTGCGTGGTCGGGAAGAAGTGCCCCTGTCTGAAATCTCCCGCCACTTTCCCGCCCCTCATGCGGTGCTCAAACGCCTGGTCGAACTCAATCTTCTCAGTGTGCGTGAGGGAGAGAGGCGCCGCGATCCCTTTCTCGACCAGCCGGTGCCCGTCGATGTGCGCCCCGTGCTCGGCGTTGACCAGCAACAGGCCTTGGCGGCCCTGCTCGACGCTTTGGCGGCGGGGCGTTTTGCTCAATTTCTGCTGCATGGAGTCACCGGCAGCGGCAAGACGGAGATTTATCTGCATGCCATCGCCGCGGTCCTGGAGCAGGGGCGCCAGGCCCTGGTTCTGGTGCCGGAAATCGCCCTGACCCCGCAACTGGTGGCGCGTTTCCGGACACGTTTCCAGGCTGCATGCGCGCGGGTTGCCGTGCTGCACTCCGCGCTCTCCGAGGGCGAGAGGTATGACGCCTGGCGCGCCATCGCCCGTGGCGAAGTGCAGATCGTTATCGGCGCGCGCTCGGCGGTCTTTGCGCCTTTGCCGGATCTTGGGATTGTCGTCGTCGACGAGGAGCATGAGTCCGGATACAAGCAGAGCGAGGGCTGGCGCTACCATGCTCGCGACCTGGCTTTGCTGCGCGCGCAGGGATCTGCCGCGGTGGTGGTGCTGGGCAGCGCGACTCCGGCTCTCACCACCTTTTACCGGACCCAAGCCGGCGACACCGGTTATTTATCCTTGGATGCCCGGGTTCTGGGGCGGCCCCTGCCCGAGGTGGAGTTGGTCGATCTCGGCGGGCGGCGCCTGTCGGGAGCGCTGGCGCCGGAGTTGATGGAGGCCCTCTCGGCGACCCTGGAGCGCAAAGAGCAGGCGTTGTTGCTGCTCAATCGCCGCGGCTTTGCGCCTTATTTGCTGTGCCGCGAGTGTGGGGCGACCTTTCGCTGCCCCAACTGTGAGATTACCCTGACGTATTACCAGTCGCGTCGCAGGCTGCGCTGCCATTATTGTGATTATGTACAAAGGCCGCCAGAACGCTGTTCCGGCTGTGGCGGCACGAGTATCGAGCCGGAAGGCGCGGGAACCGAGCGTCTGGAGGAAGAGCTCGCCGTGGCTTTTCCCGTTGCGCGTATCGCACGTATGGACCGCGACACCACCAGCCGCAAGGGCGCGCATCAAAGCCTTGTCGACGGCATGGAGCAGGGGGCGATCGACATTCTGATCGGCACCCAGATGGTCGCCAAGGGACATGACTTTCCCCGTGTTACTTTGGTCGGCGTCATTGGCGCCGACTCCAGTCTCAATTTTCCTGACTTTCGCAGCGCCGAGCGCACCTTTGCCCTGCTGACCCAGGTCGCCGGCCGGGCGGGCCGCGGGACACTTCAGGGTCGGGTTCTGATTCAGACATATGCGCCGACCCATCATGCCCTGGCCTGCGCCGCCCGGCACGACTATTTAGGGTTTTATGAGCAGGAAATTGCGTTTCGCCGCGAGCTGGGGTATCCACCCTTCGGCTACCTTATCAACCTGGTGTTGGCGGGCAATCAGCCCCTGCAGGTTGAGCGGTGCGCGGCGGAGCTGGCCGAGGAGCTGAGCCGCAAGGCCGGCGAGGTCGAAATTCTCGGTCCTGCTCCCTGCCCCCTGGCGCGGTTGCGCGGCAAGACCCGCTACCAGATTCTGCTCAAGGCGGCCGCCCGTGCGCCTCTGCATCGGCTGCTGGGCGTTGTCGACAGTCGGCGACGCAAATTGCCCCGCACTCTGAGTCTCGCCGTCGATGTTGATCCCCTGGACATGCTCTGA
- a CDS encoding FprA family A-type flavoprotein, translating to MSSSAEIRPDIFWVGARHPDLEVFDELFPTLHGTTYNAYLVRGSEKIALIDTVKEPFTDEYLDKLQKLVPLSDIDLVVVNHTEPDHTGALGRLLEINPDIRVYCTRAGENFLRQLYVQPFTVHAVSDGEEISLGDKTLRFILAPNLHWPDTMFTFLPEEDLLFSCDAFGAHFCGEGLYNDQVEDFSEEFRFYFDTIMRPFKSSIREALTKIENLPLTLVCPSHGPILRRDPQKSIDAYRAWAAPPPASPQKQVLLLTLSPHGNTRTMGAAVRAGLEEADISVTEFGLVDLDDELVRDELEKADALVVGSPTINRDAPPPVWRVLSLLSSVTPKGKVAGVFGSFGWSGEAVKLIEERLRGLKYQLPIPGISFRFTPTDADVEGCREFGRKLAQSLNQED from the coding sequence ATGTCCAGTTCTGCCGAGATTCGTCCGGATATCTTCTGGGTGGGGGCCCGTCATCCCGACCTGGAAGTCTTCGATGAGCTTTTTCCCACCTTGCACGGCACCACCTACAATGCCTATCTGGTCCGCGGGTCGGAAAAAATCGCGCTGATCGATACGGTGAAGGAGCCTTTTACCGACGAGTATCTGGATAAACTGCAGAAGCTCGTTCCCTTGTCGGATATCGACCTGGTCGTGGTCAATCACACCGAGCCCGACCATACGGGCGCCCTGGGACGACTTCTGGAGATCAATCCCGACATCAGGGTTTATTGCACCCGTGCCGGCGAGAACTTTCTGCGGCAACTCTACGTGCAGCCTTTTACGGTCCATGCGGTCAGTGATGGCGAGGAAATCAGCCTCGGCGACAAAACCCTGCGCTTTATTCTGGCCCCCAACCTGCATTGGCCCGATACCATGTTCACCTTCCTTCCCGAAGAGGATCTGCTTTTTTCTTGCGATGCCTTCGGGGCTCATTTCTGCGGCGAGGGTCTTTACAATGACCAGGTCGAGGATTTTTCCGAAGAATTCCGTTTTTATTTCGACACCATCATGCGCCCCTTTAAATCATCCATCCGCGAGGCGCTCACGAAAATTGAAAATTTGCCCCTGACGTTGGTCTGTCCGTCGCATGGACCGATCTTGCGACGTGATCCCCAGAAGTCCATTGACGCTTACCGCGCCTGGGCGGCGCCGCCCCCGGCTTCCCCGCAAAAACAGGTACTCCTGTTGACCCTCTCGCCGCACGGCAACACCCGCACCATGGGCGCAGCGGTGCGCGCGGGGCTGGAAGAAGCCGATATCAGCGTCACCGAATTCGGCCTGGTCGATCTCGACGACGAACTGGTGCGGGACGAACTCGAAAAAGCCGATGCCCTGGTGGTCGGATCGCCCACGATAAATCGCGACGCGCCGCCGCCGGTGTGGCGGGTGCTGTCGTTGTTGTCATCGGTGACACCCAAAGGCAAGGTCGCCGGAGTGTTCGGCTCTTTCGGCTGGAGCGGCGAGGCGGTCAAGCTGATCGAGGAGCGCTTGCGCGGTCTCAAGTATCAGCTGCCGATACCTGGTATTTCCTTTCGCTTCACGCCAACGGATGCGGATGTGGAAGGCTGCCGGGAGTTCGGCCGTAAGTTGGCCCAAAGCCTGAACCAGGAAGATTGA
- a CDS encoding metallophosphoesterase, whose amino-acid sequence MNDPDAPQVPPEKPGISRRTLLISVGLGAGALALGKGLWHEPRTAQLEQIHLPLDKIPPGRQLRVVQLSDLHIRQFTRYHLSVARLVDKLAPDLIVITGDFLDQQRNLSAVGKFLDHLQAPAGIFAVQGNWEYWARIEGDKLRQAFARWGVTLLINERLDLEVQDTPLSILGLDYPSAADALKKLQQQSDPARVNLLLSHVPAFDHDLLDGRLDLLLAGHTHGGQVRFPGVTPFYLPRFSEPFVSGLYHVGPGTPLYVNRGIGTSFMPVRFLCPPEITLFNLTSTRV is encoded by the coding sequence ATGAATGACCCCGACGCCCCCCAAGTCCCTCCGGAAAAGCCGGGCATTTCCAGGCGCACACTTCTGATCTCGGTCGGATTGGGCGCCGGAGCCCTGGCGCTGGGCAAGGGATTGTGGCACGAACCACGCACGGCGCAACTCGAACAAATTCACCTGCCCCTCGACAAAATCCCCCCGGGTCGGCAACTGCGCGTCGTCCAGCTCTCAGACCTGCACATCCGGCAATTCACCAGATATCACCTGAGCGTGGCGCGGCTGGTCGACAAGCTCGCTCCTGATCTGATCGTCATCACAGGCGACTTTCTCGATCAGCAGCGCAACCTCTCCGCCGTAGGCAAGTTTCTCGACCACCTGCAAGCGCCTGCCGGCATCTTCGCGGTGCAGGGCAATTGGGAATACTGGGCGCGCATCGAAGGCGATAAATTACGCCAGGCTTTTGCCCGCTGGGGCGTCACCCTGCTGATCAACGAACGCCTCGACCTTGAGGTCCAGGACACTCCGCTGTCCATCCTCGGCCTGGACTATCCCTCAGCGGCCGATGCCTTGAAAAAACTCCAACAACAAAGCGACCCCGCACGGGTGAATCTGCTGCTTTCCCATGTTCCGGCCTTTGACCACGACCTGCTTGACGGTCGTCTCGATCTGCTGCTGGCGGGCCACACCCATGGCGGACAGGTGCGGTTTCCGGGGGTCACGCCCTTTTATCTGCCACGCTTCTCTGAACCCTTTGTCTCCGGACTCTACCATGTGGGCCCCGGCACCCCCCTTTATGTCAATCGCGGGATCGGTACCAGTTTTATGCCGGTACGCTTTCTCTGCCCGCCGGAAATCACCTTATTCAACTTGACGTCTACAAGGGTTTGA
- the aroF gene encoding 3-deoxy-7-phosphoheptulonate synthase, translated as MLIVMDHNASAAQVRAVQEAVEAMGLQAAPIPGRERTAIGVLGNQGYVDDTAIRNLPGVRECIHVSKPYKLVSRDFHPESTLVEVGAVKIGDGHPPVVIAGPCSIESPEQMVAAARIARDGGAQILRGGAFKPRTGPHSFQGLGEKGLKYLRQAGDAVGMPVVTEIMRIEQLDAVCRYADILQIGARNMQNFDLLKEVGKCRHPVLLKRGMSATLEEFLAAAEYILAEGNSRVILCERGIRTFERATRNTLDLSVVPLVRELSHLPILVDPSHATGKRSLVAVMSKAALVAGAHGIMVEVHPDPAKALCDGAQSLDGEEFREMMGDIRALLSYLGY; from the coding sequence ATGCTCATTGTTATGGACCACAATGCCAGTGCCGCCCAGGTGCGGGCAGTGCAAGAAGCCGTCGAAGCCATGGGTTTGCAAGCCGCGCCGATACCCGGCCGCGAGCGGACCGCCATCGGGGTTCTCGGCAATCAGGGCTACGTTGATGACACGGCGATTCGCAATTTGCCGGGCGTACGCGAATGCATTCACGTCAGTAAACCTTATAAATTAGTTTCGCGGGATTTTCATCCGGAGTCCACTCTGGTCGAGGTCGGAGCGGTCAAGATCGGCGATGGGCATCCGCCGGTGGTTATTGCCGGCCCGTGCAGTATTGAAAGTCCGGAGCAGATGGTGGCTGCAGCGCGGATCGCCCGGGATGGCGGGGCCCAGATCCTGCGGGGCGGTGCGTTTAAGCCGCGCACCGGCCCCCACTCCTTTCAGGGGCTCGGTGAAAAAGGCCTTAAATATCTGCGGCAGGCGGGCGATGCGGTGGGTATGCCGGTCGTGACCGAAATCATGCGGATTGAACAGCTTGATGCGGTGTGCCGCTATGCCGATATTCTGCAGATCGGTGCGCGCAATATGCAGAACTTTGATCTGCTCAAGGAGGTTGGGAAGTGTCGCCATCCCGTATTGCTCAAACGTGGGATGAGTGCGACGCTTGAAGAGTTTCTGGCCGCGGCGGAATATATCCTGGCCGAGGGTAATTCGCGGGTGATTCTCTGTGAGCGAGGGATCCGCACCTTTGAACGTGCAACGCGCAACACTTTGGATCTCTCCGTGGTGCCGCTGGTTCGTGAATTGAGTCACCTGCCGATTCTTGTCGACCCCAGCCATGCCACCGGTAAGCGTTCACTGGTTGCGGTCATGAGCAAGGCCGCTCTGGTCGCTGGAGCCCACGGCATTATGGTCGAGGTACACCCTGACCCGGCCAAGGCGTTGTGCGACGGAGCCCAGAGCCTTGACGGCGAGGAGTTTCGTGAAATGATGGGCGATATTCGGGCGCTGCTGAGTTACCTGGGCTACTGA
- a CDS encoding c-type cytochrome — MKWKLAKTATLAAICALITAAPAAADEARGRELISSLGCKGCHQFEGSGGTLAPALDGTGERFDAERIRKQLTEPGSLNPNTMMPSYSHLPEEELKSLVDFLAELK; from the coding sequence ATGAAATGGAAACTCGCCAAAACGGCAACCCTAGCCGCGATCTGCGCTCTCATTACCGCCGCTCCGGCCGCGGCAGATGAGGCCCGCGGACGTGAACTGATCAGCTCTCTCGGTTGCAAAGGTTGCCATCAATTCGAAGGCAGCGGCGGCACCCTGGCTCCAGCCCTTGACGGAACCGGGGAGAGATTCGACGCGGAACGGATCAGGAAACAACTGACCGAGCCCGGCAGCCTCAACCCAAACACCATGATGCCTTCCTACTCTCATTTGCCTGAAGAAGAGCTCAAAAGCCTGGTCGACTTTCTGGCAGAGCTGAAGTAA